CTGGGTGGTGATGCCCGCCAGTTGCCCCGCCGGTGCCACGATCTGGATGCCCGCCTGCTTGGCGAACATGGGAATGGCGCTGACCGCCGGCTGGGCCGGCAGGTCGAAGCTGCGCGTCTGCGCCATCGCCGGCCCACCCAAGGCGATGATGATGGACGCGGCGCCGCACAGCAGCGCCGGACGCAAGGATTTGAACATCTGCACTGAATCCCCCAAAAATATCAGTGTGCGGTTTCTGGAAGCGTCAGGGTCCCCGTCGACCCTTCACACTCACTAGATTATTTCCGCCGCTGAACCACGCCATCCGTAATGAAACTTTTATATTTCCAGTTTTGTTTATTTATTTTCCATTTCACGGCAAACATTATACCCGAAGGGCGTATTTCTACTTATAAAGGGCGATCCCATCGCCCTCCGCCTTGGACTTGATGCGCAGGCCTTGGGCGACGGCATGGGCGAACCCGGCCGGATCGGTGGCGGCGAATAGGCCGGAGATGCGTTCGCGCGCCACCGCCCCCTTGGGGATGATCTTCTGGCGGGAATAGCGGGCGAACTCGGCGGCGGCCTCCGCCAGGGTCACGCCTTCGAAGGACAGCAGGCCCTCCCGCCACATCAGAATGCGGCCCAGCACGGCGGACGGCACATCACGGATGGAGACCTGTATCTCCTCCCCGCCTGAGCCGGCATGGCCGACACGCACCTCCGCCTCCTGGTCGGCGCTGACATAGGTGCCGTTCACAGCCGTGGCGACCAGCTGCGACCAGACCTGGCGTACGGTGCCCCACGGGCCCGCGGCCGGTTCCGGCTGCGGCAGTTCCACCGCCACCCTGCCGGAGGCCACCTGCACCCGCATGCCGCCGTCCTCCCCCGCCAGACGCACGGCATAGGCGGTGCCGACCGCCCGCGCCTGGGCCTTGGGCCCCATGACGACAAAGGGCCGGTCGGGGTTCTTGGCCACCTCGAAAAAGGCTTCGCCGCGCAGCAGGCGCACCAGGCGGCGATCTTCGCGATAGTCCACCTCCAGCGCGCTGTCGGTGTTCAGGGTGATGCGCGATCCGTCGGCCAGGGGTATCTGCCGCACCTCGCCCAGGGCGGAGACATACCGCTGTGCCGGCTGGACGGTGCGCGGGCGCAGGACGACGGCGGCCCCCAGGGCGGAGGCAGCCACCGCACCGCCCAGGAAGGCGCGCCGGTGCAGCCCCACCCAGCCGGACGCCGACGGTGGCGGCGATTGCCTGAGGATACGCATCGCGCGTGTCATGCGCGGGCTGACGAAGACGGCGCGGGCGCGGGCCAGCGCGCCGACGCAGCGGATGT
The DNA window shown above is from Azospirillaceae bacterium and carries:
- a CDS encoding FecR domain-containing protein; translated protein: MITQRQNAKSIDEAAARWVARLDAGDLTPAEEAELSAWLDGDIRCVGALARARAVFVSPRMTRAMRILRQSPPPSASGWVGLHRRAFLGGAVAASALGAAVVLRPRTVQPAQRYVSALGEVRQIPLADGSRITLNTDSALEVDYREDRRLVRLLRGEAFFEVAKNPDRPFVVMGPKAQARAVGTAYAVRLAGEDGGMRVQVASGRVAVELPQPEPAAGPWGTVRQVWSQLVATAVNGTYVSADQEAEVRVGHAGSGGEEIQVSIRDVPSAVLGRILMWREGLLSFEGVTLAEAAAEFARYSRQKIIPKGAVARERISGLFAATDPAGFAHAVAQGLRIKSKAEGDGIALYK